In a genomic window of Arcticibacter tournemirensis:
- a CDS encoding non-canonical purine NTP diphosphatase, whose amino-acid sequence MRTLIFATNNKHKLEEVQALTGNRFKLKTLEEIGCFDDIPETGHTFRENASQKSHYLAANFKVDCFADDSGLEVDALNGDPGVYSARYSGTRDSEKNLQLVLEKMKGKEDRKARFRCVISLIINGKEYFFEGTVEGTIAHEKSGIDGFGYDPIFTPEGYSKTFAEMDPDEKNAISHRGQAVNALISFLNKI is encoded by the coding sequence ATGAGAACACTGATATTTGCGACAAACAACAAGCATAAACTTGAAGAAGTTCAGGCATTAACAGGCAACAGATTTAAGCTTAAAACACTGGAAGAAATCGGATGCTTTGACGACATTCCCGAAACCGGACATACTTTCCGGGAAAATGCGTCTCAAAAAAGCCATTATCTCGCTGCTAATTTTAAAGTGGATTGTTTTGCTGATGATTCAGGACTTGAGGTCGACGCACTGAACGGGGACCCTGGGGTTTACTCCGCCCGGTATTCGGGAACAAGAGATTCTGAAAAGAATCTTCAGTTGGTACTCGAAAAGATGAAAGGCAAAGAAGACAGAAAAGCCCGGTTCCGTTGCGTAATTTCGTTAATAATAAACGGGAAAGAATACTTTTTCGAGGGTACTGTTGAAGGTACAATTGCCCATGAAAAGTCAGGCATTGATGGTTTTGGCTACGACCCTATCTTCACACCCGAGGGATATTCAAAAACCTTTGCTGAGATGGATCCGGACGAAAAAAATGCTATAAGTCACCGGGGGCAGGCAGTAAACGCACTGATCAGTTTTCTAAACAAGATATAA
- a CDS encoding RrF2 family transcriptional regulator, protein MLTKKTKYAVKALMALARNKENKPMLISEIAAREQLPKKFLEAILLELKRNGFLGSKKGAGGGYYLMKKAEEIKLAAIIRVIDGPIALLPCVSLNFYERCEECTSELYCGIRDVMKDVRDATLKILTETSLADMIAREDSIKEKLSEGETQQFLN, encoded by the coding sequence TTGCTCACAAAAAAAACAAAATATGCTGTAAAAGCACTGATGGCTCTGGCACGAAATAAAGAGAATAAGCCGATGCTTATTTCAGAGATCGCCGCCAGGGAGCAGTTGCCTAAAAAGTTCCTGGAGGCAATCCTGCTGGAACTGAAACGAAACGGCTTTCTGGGTAGTAAGAAAGGCGCCGGCGGCGGGTATTACCTGATGAAAAAAGCAGAAGAGATTAAACTTGCTGCTATTATACGGGTGATAGACGGTCCCATTGCCTTACTTCCCTGTGTAAGCCTTAACTTCTATGAACGCTGCGAAGAGTGCACCAGCGAGCTTTACTGCGGTATAAGAGACGTCATGAAAGATGTCCGCGATGCGACCCTGAAAATCCTTACCGAAACAAGTCTTGCAGACATGATCGCACGGGAAGACTCCATAAAGGAAAAGTTATCAGAAGGAGAAACCCAGCAGTTTTTGAATTAA
- a CDS encoding precorrin-2 dehydrogenase/sirohydrochlorin ferrochelatase family protein codes for MEQPEKPSAQAEGKTNSLAPEQMTAPAAKQPESRSFNPLFPVFLKLENLDLLLVGGGYVALEKLSALLANSPQARIRLVATEISRDVKDIVIKHGIPYEERAFRPGDLEGIDLVIIAINDKAASTAIHACCKEKRILTNVADKPQYCDFYLSSIVQKGNLKIAISTNGKSPTIAKRVKEVLNDTFPDEIENVLDNMEKIRNTLKGDFSDKVRQLNHITRVLAPEKKRYRKPLLSILLYAGAAVFFMFAGYFILSYILK; via the coding sequence ATGGAGCAACCGGAAAAACCTTCGGCGCAGGCCGAAGGCAAAACAAATTCGCTGGCCCCGGAGCAAATGACGGCACCTGCAGCGAAACAACCGGAATCGCGTAGCTTCAACCCCTTGTTTCCGGTTTTCCTGAAGCTTGAGAATTTAGATCTTCTGCTCGTTGGAGGAGGATACGTTGCGCTAGAGAAACTGTCGGCTCTGCTGGCAAACAGTCCACAGGCCAGGATCAGACTCGTGGCAACAGAAATAAGCAGAGATGTTAAGGATATCGTTATAAAACACGGCATCCCTTATGAGGAGAGGGCTTTCCGGCCTGGAGACCTGGAGGGGATCGACCTGGTCATTATAGCGATCAACGACAAGGCTGCGAGTACAGCGATCCATGCCTGCTGTAAAGAAAAGAGGATTTTAACGAACGTGGCCGACAAGCCCCAATATTGCGACTTTTACCTGAGCTCTATTGTACAAAAGGGGAACCTCAAAATTGCTATCTCTACAAACGGCAAATCCCCCACCATTGCCAAAAGAGTGAAGGAAGTGCTGAACGATACGTTTCCGGATGAAATAGAGAATGTATTGGATAATATGGAAAAGATCCGCAATACCCTTAAAGGCGATTTTTCAGACAAAGTACGACAGCTTAATCATATCACCCGCGTTCTGGCTCCCGAAAAAAAACGTTATAGGAAACCTTTACTTTCGATACTGCTATATGCCGGAGCTGCTGTCTTCTTTATGTTTGCCGGTTATTTCATTCTTTCTTACATACTAAAATAG
- the lnt gene encoding apolipoprotein N-acyltransferase produces MKRNYLLGFVSAFLLWLAWPPMRFTAPLLLIAFVPLLTAAEDIIRSDSKKKGKKIFWLAGATFFVWNTSCIYWVFNSLDAVNPAWVAALISLIPFGLAAVLMTLAFWLYYRLRRSFSKVVSYAGLISFWIGYEYLHQSWDLAFPWMTLGNGFAEAHSLIQWYEYTGVYGGTLWVLIANILAFELASQKENTATGYAMKKRLSLVLAAWVILPITISLVIYTKYQEKTNPANIVVVQPNVDPYMKWGAIPADVQVQQLIRLSDSLGQPNTEYFIWPETSIPQPIEEDEIRGNVNFLTVQNFLSKYKNGNVLTGIESYLLYDMAKTPTARFEERMGKYSDIFNTAVNIENSSKVQFYHKSKLVPGVEQMPFATALSFLKPVFAAFGGSSGGFGKQDKPSVFYTQSGMGVAPVICYESIWGEYVAKYVVQGAQFIAIVTNDGWWGNTSGKDQHMDYAKLRAIETRRWVARSANTGISCFINQRGDITKKSKWWEATALKEDINLNDDITFYVKHGDYIAWAGTIACGIFILLLTLRRLFGGKR; encoded by the coding sequence GTGAAAAGAAATTATCTCCTTGGTTTTGTCAGCGCCTTTCTATTGTGGTTGGCCTGGCCTCCGATGCGTTTTACGGCGCCATTGCTACTGATCGCTTTTGTGCCCTTGTTAACTGCGGCAGAAGATATTATCCGGTCGGATTCTAAGAAGAAAGGGAAGAAGATCTTCTGGCTGGCAGGCGCAACTTTCTTTGTTTGGAATACTTCCTGTATCTACTGGGTGTTCAACTCGCTGGATGCGGTTAATCCAGCCTGGGTTGCGGCACTGATCTCACTGATCCCCTTTGGCCTTGCCGCTGTGTTGATGACCCTCGCATTCTGGTTATATTATCGTTTGCGAAGGAGCTTCTCCAAGGTGGTTAGCTATGCAGGTTTGATCAGTTTCTGGATCGGGTATGAATACCTGCATCAAAGCTGGGATCTTGCTTTTCCCTGGATGACGCTGGGCAATGGCTTTGCTGAAGCACATAGTTTGATCCAATGGTATGAATACACCGGTGTTTACGGAGGAACGTTATGGGTGCTTATTGCCAATATACTGGCTTTTGAACTAGCCTCTCAAAAGGAGAATACTGCTACCGGATATGCGATGAAGAAAAGGCTCAGCCTGGTACTCGCCGCCTGGGTTATTCTTCCAATTACCATTTCGCTGGTTATTTATACTAAATATCAGGAGAAGACTAATCCGGCTAATATCGTAGTGGTACAGCCCAACGTTGACCCGTATATGAAATGGGGGGCTATTCCTGCTGATGTGCAGGTGCAGCAGCTTATTCGACTCTCCGACTCACTCGGTCAGCCCAATACGGAATATTTTATCTGGCCGGAAACTTCTATACCCCAACCTATTGAGGAAGATGAAATAAGAGGAAATGTTAACTTTCTCACTGTACAGAACTTTTTGAGTAAGTATAAGAACGGGAACGTGCTGACGGGTATTGAAAGCTACCTATTGTACGATATGGCTAAGACTCCTACGGCGAGGTTTGAAGAACGCATGGGGAAGTATTCTGATATATTTAATACAGCAGTGAATATTGAGAACTCGTCAAAGGTCCAGTTCTATCATAAGTCGAAACTGGTACCAGGAGTAGAACAAATGCCTTTTGCCACGGCGCTTTCATTTCTTAAACCTGTTTTTGCTGCTTTCGGCGGTTCGTCAGGAGGCTTTGGCAAGCAGGATAAGCCTTCTGTTTTTTATACCCAGAGCGGGATGGGAGTCGCTCCCGTTATTTGCTATGAATCTATCTGGGGAGAATATGTTGCTAAATATGTAGTACAGGGGGCGCAATTTATCGCTATTGTGACAAACGACGGCTGGTGGGGGAATACCTCGGGAAAAGATCAGCATATGGATTATGCAAAACTGAGAGCGATAGAAACGCGCAGATGGGTAGCGCGATCGGCAAACACAGGAATCTCCTGCTTTATAAACCAACGTGGTGATATCACCAAAAAGAGTAAGTGGTGGGAAGCAACTGCCTTGAAAGAAGATATAAACCTAAACGACGATATTACGTTCTATGTTAAACATGGCGACTATATCGCCTGGGCCGGCACTATTGCCTGTGGTATCTTTATTCTCCTGCTGACGCTGAGGCGACTTTTCGGTGGAAAAAGGTAG
- the tilS gene encoding tRNA lysidine(34) synthetase TilS codes for MLPIARFLEFTQRNKLFLKPEKVLLAVSGGRDSVLMAHLFNEAKLNFGIAHCNFGLRGKESDDDETFVRELASAFNVPFITVRFATAAFAEENRISIQMAARELRYNWFEEMRIQYGYQYIAVAHHQSDATETILLNLVRGTGISGLHGIRPKRINIIRPLLFLSSEEIKEHVSSNNIQFREDSSNSSVKYARNKIRLNVIPHLRELNPGLDETFASNSRRFEDIEEFLNIHAGSLRRTLFEAGKQGETYIPIGKLKALTPLKLLLFELFKPYNFEEPVLDDLVQAWDGQSGKKFESPTHTLLLDRQQLILKSNERPETHEVLIEEHENAIQWKHLYFKSRYETTHGLTIPTRHDIAFFDADLLQFPLKLRLWKKGDFFYPFGMKGKKKVSDLFTSLKLSLFSKENVPVLENGNGDILWIVGFRTDDRYKITPPTNRVFILENLNTHEQQGHVYRETIPRKRL; via the coding sequence ATGTTACCCATTGCCCGCTTCCTGGAGTTCACCCAAAGAAATAAGCTTTTCCTGAAACCGGAAAAAGTGCTTCTGGCAGTAAGCGGAGGCCGTGACTCTGTGTTAATGGCACATTTGTTTAACGAAGCTAAACTAAACTTTGGTATAGCACACTGCAATTTTGGTTTGCGCGGAAAAGAGTCTGACGACGATGAAACTTTCGTTAGAGAGCTCGCATCAGCGTTTAATGTACCCTTCATCACTGTTCGTTTTGCAACGGCTGCCTTCGCAGAGGAAAATCGCATTTCCATTCAGATGGCAGCACGCGAGCTTCGCTATAACTGGTTCGAAGAAATGCGCATACAATATGGGTATCAGTATATCGCAGTTGCACACCACCAAAGTGATGCCACAGAAACAATACTTCTTAATCTCGTTCGCGGAACGGGTATTTCAGGACTGCATGGCATCCGGCCAAAGCGTATAAATATTATCCGCCCATTGTTGTTCCTCTCTTCCGAGGAAATAAAGGAGCATGTAAGTTCCAATAATATTCAATTCAGGGAAGACAGTTCAAACTCTTCAGTGAAGTATGCCCGCAATAAAATCAGGCTGAATGTAATTCCTCATCTCCGGGAGCTGAATCCCGGTCTCGACGAAACTTTTGCGTCTAACAGCCGTCGCTTTGAAGATATAGAAGAATTCCTGAATATACATGCCGGCTCTCTGAGACGTACGTTGTTCGAAGCTGGCAAGCAAGGAGAAACGTATATTCCAATTGGTAAACTTAAGGCCCTTACTCCTCTTAAACTATTGCTTTTTGAACTTTTTAAGCCATATAACTTTGAAGAACCCGTGCTTGATGACCTTGTTCAAGCCTGGGACGGGCAGTCGGGAAAGAAGTTTGAGTCGCCGACACATACGCTGCTTCTCGATCGTCAGCAACTGATCTTAAAGAGTAACGAAAGGCCGGAAACACACGAGGTTCTGATAGAGGAGCATGAAAACGCCATTCAATGGAAACACCTTTATTTCAAAAGCAGATATGAAACGACGCATGGTTTGACTATTCCTACCCGGCATGATATCGCTTTTTTTGACGCAGATCTGTTACAATTCCCCCTCAAGTTGCGTCTATGGAAAAAGGGGGACTTCTTTTATCCATTCGGAATGAAGGGCAAAAAGAAAGTTAGTGATCTTTTTACCAGTTTAAAGCTTTCGCTTTTCTCTAAAGAAAATGTGCCGGTGCTTGAAAACGGAAACGGAGATATTCTCTGGATCGTGGGGTTCCGTACAGACGACCGGTATAAAATTACCCCTCCTACAAATAGAGTTTTTATTTTAGAAAATCTTAATACACATGAGCAGCAAGGCCACGTTTACCGAGAAACAATACCTCGGAAGAGACTATAA
- a CDS encoding OstA-like protein gives MRKIVFLLFLLLTALQVAAQRRSQIQLTSSEKLKGVGTNTARFIRPVFAHEGSTLAADSADYNQAGNAFDAFGHVVITQPDGTVIYSDVLNYDGNSRVAILTNNVRMVDNDAVLTTNHLTYNMGTRIGTYIGGGKIDNGQNVLTSKNGYYFASSRDAYFRYDVVVNTPDALIKTDTLKYNSTSKIAWFFGPTNIQGKGQNKQSKLYTENGSYNTLTDQAWFGKKNLYTEGSKSLKGDSLYYDGKAGFGKAINNITFLDTVQKVTLKGDQGIYRKKDESALVTKNAYVIIETEQDSAKVDSIWMAADTLITKLIPMKEFVPATKEELKSDAEIAVDPVVEGEGIVVPKQSDTPPPAAKVNPPATRDTKPQKRRGLFRKKEKQPSIPESDSTRTDTLTMKAKLPVKPDSLSVHTDSALHAPDTIAKKVNIQQSKADTSKKTSLHKDSVDKKVISPADTAKTRAIYAFHNVKIFKSDLQSRSDSAFYSYADSIIRCYKNPIIWTQGSQLTADTIYMQMKNRKLDNMLLQHNGFVVSAEGDSTKFNQVKGKVITGVFKDNKLESMFVDGNAESVYYSIEDSAYTGMNRSLSSRMRLTFGDNKLKQVMFVRKPEGKFYPIEKMPKDIEILDGFIWKPKDRPKSKEEIIPALRRKKASSKSTGVPKKKVTNVPAKTNNPAGKKGEVKVTKPEVKAPAALPLNKIEGSDSTNRKQDSVVRK, from the coding sequence GTGAGAAAAATCGTTTTTCTTTTATTCTTATTACTAACTGCTTTACAGGTTGCTGCCCAGAGGCGAAGTCAGATACAACTTACCAGTTCGGAAAAGCTGAAAGGCGTTGGAACGAATACAGCCCGTTTTATAAGGCCTGTATTTGCTCATGAGGGTTCTACATTAGCGGCCGACAGCGCTGATTATAATCAGGCAGGTAATGCCTTTGATGCCTTCGGCCACGTTGTTATTACCCAGCCCGACGGGACGGTGATATATTCCGACGTTTTAAATTACGATGGTAACTCGCGGGTTGCGATTTTAACCAATAACGTGAGGATGGTTGATAATGATGCTGTTCTAACAACGAATCATCTTACGTATAATATGGGTACCCGCATCGGGACGTACATCGGAGGAGGAAAGATTGACAATGGGCAGAACGTATTGACCAGCAAGAACGGTTACTATTTTGCCAGTTCGAGAGATGCTTATTTCAGGTACGATGTGGTAGTCAACACTCCCGATGCTCTGATTAAGACGGACACATTGAAGTATAACAGTACTTCGAAGATCGCCTGGTTTTTCGGACCGACGAATATCCAGGGCAAGGGTCAGAATAAACAGTCGAAGCTGTATACAGAAAATGGCAGTTACAATACGCTTACCGATCAGGCCTGGTTTGGGAAGAAGAATCTTTACACAGAGGGTAGTAAATCATTAAAGGGCGATAGTTTATATTATGATGGAAAAGCAGGTTTCGGTAAGGCAATCAATAATATAACATTCCTCGATACGGTGCAAAAGGTCACGTTAAAAGGCGATCAGGGCATATACCGGAAAAAGGATGAAAGCGCTCTGGTAACAAAGAATGCGTATGTAATTATTGAAACAGAACAGGATTCTGCAAAAGTAGATTCAATATGGATGGCCGCGGATACTCTTATTACGAAGCTGATTCCAATGAAGGAATTTGTACCTGCAACAAAGGAAGAGTTGAAGTCGGATGCCGAAATAGCGGTGGATCCGGTTGTGGAAGGCGAGGGGATCGTTGTTCCGAAACAAAGCGATACACCTCCGCCTGCAGCAAAAGTAAATCCTCCCGCGACAAGGGATACAAAGCCGCAGAAGCGAAGAGGGTTGTTCAGGAAAAAGGAGAAGCAACCTTCGATCCCGGAGAGTGACTCCACCAGGACGGACACGCTAACTATGAAAGCGAAGCTCCCTGTGAAACCTGATTCTCTTTCGGTTCACACGGATTCTGCATTGCATGCGCCCGACACTATCGCTAAGAAGGTAAATATTCAGCAATCAAAAGCAGATACATCTAAAAAAACAAGCTTGCATAAGGACTCGGTTGATAAAAAAGTAATCAGCCCCGCAGATACGGCTAAAACAAGGGCTATCTATGCCTTCCATAATGTGAAGATCTTCAAATCGGATTTGCAGTCGCGCTCAGATTCTGCATTCTATAGTTATGCCGACTCGATCATTCGTTGTTATAAGAATCCGATAATATGGACGCAAGGATCTCAACTAACTGCCGACACCATTTATATGCAGATGAAGAACAGGAAGCTGGATAATATGCTCCTGCAGCATAATGGTTTTGTGGTTAGTGCCGAGGGCGATTCTACCAAGTTCAACCAGGTAAAGGGTAAGGTTATTACTGGTGTTTTTAAAGATAATAAATTAGAAAGCATGTTCGTGGACGGGAATGCCGAGAGCGTTTATTATTCGATAGAGGACAGCGCCTATACAGGAATGAACAGGTCGTTGAGCAGTCGCATGAGGCTTACCTTTGGAGATAATAAACTGAAACAGGTAATGTTTGTCCGGAAGCCTGAAGGGAAGTTTTATCCGATAGAGAAGATGCCGAAGGATATCGAAATACTGGATGGTTTTATATGGAAACCCAAGGACCGGCCAAAGTCTAAAGAGGAGATCATACCGGCATTACGGCGAAAAAAAGCTTCATCAAAATCGACGGGCGTGCCGAAGAAGAAAGTAACAAATGTGCCCGCGAAGACAAATAATCCGGCAGGAAAGAAGGGTGAAGTTAAAGTGACAAAGCCGGAAGTAAAAGCACCCGCTGCCCTCCCGTTAAATAAAATTGAAGGATCGGATAGTACGAACAGGAAACAGGACTCGGTAGTCAGGAAATAG
- a CDS encoding PH domain-containing protein, whose protein sequence is MSFEQYLTDEQDPKTAEKVLGKLNDMLTPGEQMLYLAVQKKPAMNLIPDSVIVTDKRIVFCIPGNLGLTTNFEIFSWRDVKEVSFKEEFFGAKFTVVPMKGENFTVDYIPKVQARKLYQFSNRQLEKVKEQLHQEQQEKEIKQAASEPPKSQIVPDSVPVPPAISAPPIVSEPLPPVSASLNDPEDEVTLKLKKLKTLFEKQLISSDEYEAKKADILSQL, encoded by the coding sequence ATGAGCTTTGAACAATATTTAACTGATGAGCAGGATCCCAAAACAGCAGAGAAGGTTTTAGGGAAATTGAATGACATGCTCACTCCCGGCGAACAGATGTTATACCTGGCCGTTCAGAAAAAGCCAGCCATGAATCTTATTCCCGACTCTGTAATAGTGACAGACAAACGTATTGTTTTCTGTATCCCGGGCAATCTGGGCCTGACTACCAACTTTGAGATCTTCTCGTGGAGGGATGTGAAGGAGGTGTCTTTTAAGGAAGAATTCTTTGGAGCCAAATTTACGGTGGTGCCCATGAAGGGCGAGAACTTTACGGTCGACTATATTCCTAAAGTGCAGGCGCGGAAACTATATCAGTTTTCGAACAGACAGCTTGAGAAGGTAAAAGAACAACTGCATCAGGAGCAGCAGGAGAAGGAAATAAAACAGGCAGCATCCGAACCGCCAAAGAGCCAGATCGTTCCTGATTCTGTGCCGGTGCCACCTGCGATTTCTGCCCCTCCAATAGTGTCTGAACCGCTACCTCCGGTATCCGCTTCATTAAATGACCCGGAAGATGAGGTGACACTAAAGTTGAAAAAACTAAAGACTTTGTTCGAGAAGCAATTGATTTCGTCGGACGAGTACGAGGCAAAAAAAGCAGATATCTTATCTCAGTTATAA
- a CDS encoding isopenicillin N synthase family dioxygenase has protein sequence MSEINIPRLDLNDYVNGTPEQKQRFSADIGKAFTETGFVTIANHGLSQALMDELYSEVKKFFALPDDLKRKYEKPELAGQRGYTSKGREKAKDSKVADLKEFWQRGQTVLDGDLIKELYPDNIVVEELPRFNEVTLEVYQQLENAGRHLLKSISVFLGLEEDYFEDKVHNGNSILRAIHYFPIEDPASLPPDAVRAGAHEDINLITLLIGASADGLEVLTRQGDWYPVKAQAQDIVVNVGDMLQRLTNNKLKSTTHRVVNPPVELMRTSRYSVPFFLHPKVSMDLTCLDICVDENHPKAYSDMTAGEYLDERLRQIGLKM, from the coding sequence ATGAGTGAAATTAATATTCCCCGTTTAGATCTGAATGATTATGTAAACGGTACCCCAGAGCAGAAGCAGCGGTTTTCGGCGGACATAGGCAAGGCTTTCACCGAAACAGGCTTTGTGACTATCGCCAATCATGGCTTATCGCAGGCTTTAATGGATGAACTATATTCAGAGGTTAAGAAGTTCTTCGCATTGCCTGATGACTTAAAACGGAAGTATGAAAAACCTGAGCTCGCCGGACAGCGTGGTTACACTTCGAAGGGCCGGGAGAAAGCAAAAGATTCAAAAGTTGCCGATTTGAAGGAGTTTTGGCAAAGGGGGCAAACAGTTCTGGATGGTGATCTCATAAAAGAGCTATATCCTGACAATATTGTGGTTGAGGAGCTTCCCCGGTTTAATGAAGTAACGCTCGAAGTTTATCAGCAGCTTGAGAATGCAGGAAGGCACCTGTTGAAATCAATATCGGTATTTCTTGGCCTGGAGGAGGATTATTTTGAGGATAAAGTACATAACGGTAACTCTATTCTGAGGGCAATTCATTATTTCCCCATAGAAGATCCTGCCTCCCTGCCACCTGATGCAGTACGCGCCGGGGCGCACGAGGATATTAACCTGATTACACTGCTGATTGGAGCCAGTGCGGATGGTTTGGAGGTGCTAACGCGACAGGGCGACTGGTACCCGGTAAAGGCGCAGGCGCAGGATATTGTAGTGAATGTAGGAGATATGCTGCAGCGTTTAACCAATAATAAATTGAAGTCCACTACTCATCGCGTAGTAAATCCTCCCGTTGAATTAATGAGGACTTCGCGGTATTCGGTGCCATTTTTTCTTCATCCTAAAGTAAGTATGGATCTTACCTGTCTGGATATTTGTGTAGATGAAAACCATCCTAAGGCATATTCCGATATGACCGCAGGGGAATACCTCGATGAACGCTTACGACAGATAGGACTAAAAATGTAA
- a CDS encoding HEPN domain-containing protein, with amino-acid sequence MQGFRTELENPLVQKDIIELERKIRLFREGKIHEEKFRSLRLARGVYGQRQPGVQMVRIKLPYGRLTIQQLYRIADVSDEFATGNLHITTRQDIQIHFVSLERTPELWAELEKDSVTIREACGNTVRNVTGSPMAGVDPNEPFDVTPYAHAFFEYFLRNPICQDMGRKFKIAFSSSESDTAYAFMHDLGFVPKVKYENGEEIRGFKVMLGGGLGSQPHIAEEVTDFMHEDLLIPFAESVIRVFDRYGERAKRNKARLKYLIQDIGKEAFLELAEKERLALKNKVYKINRPSDELTLPVTVFPAPEIKDPLKFEQWLRTNIFPQKQEGYVSVGIKVQNGDIKTPVARKFAEIVHEAAADDIRLTNTQGILLRFVKEENLPYLFEKLNALGLATPGFESLADITSCPGTDTCNLGISNSTGITRELERVIAEEYPEMIYNRDITIKISGCINACGQHAMSAIGFHGSSMKIGKLVAPALQVLLGGGPTGDGHGVASEKIIKVPSKRGPQVLRALLEDYLSNATEGELFNQYYNRQGKIYFYDLLHPLASAENVTPEDFIDWEHTEPYKPAIGIGECASVMIDLVATLLYEAEERIQWSAEAFETGEYADSIYHAYTGFINSAKALLVSEGIKTNTQAGIVRDFDLHFIDTGKFALTSGFHDLVYQLNQQEPTREFAEYYLQQSQLFNQQLTEYRAMQLSEG; translated from the coding sequence ATGCAAGGTTTCAGAACTGAGCTGGAAAACCCGCTCGTACAGAAGGATATTATAGAACTTGAGAGAAAGATCAGACTTTTCAGAGAAGGTAAAATACATGAAGAAAAGTTCCGTAGTCTGAGACTTGCACGTGGTGTTTACGGACAAAGGCAACCTGGCGTACAGATGGTCAGGATAAAACTTCCTTATGGCAGACTAACTATACAACAGCTGTACAGAATTGCTGATGTATCCGATGAATTTGCTACAGGAAACCTTCATATTACCACACGTCAGGATATTCAGATTCACTTTGTAAGCCTTGAAAGGACTCCAGAATTGTGGGCGGAGCTTGAAAAAGACTCTGTAACAATCAGGGAAGCCTGTGGAAATACCGTCAGGAACGTAACAGGCTCGCCAATGGCTGGTGTAGATCCTAATGAGCCATTTGATGTTACGCCTTACGCTCATGCTTTTTTCGAATATTTTTTAAGGAACCCGATTTGCCAGGACATGGGCCGCAAATTTAAAATTGCATTCTCTTCTTCCGAATCGGATACCGCCTATGCATTTATGCATGATCTTGGTTTCGTGCCAAAAGTAAAATACGAAAACGGAGAGGAAATACGCGGGTTTAAAGTTATGCTGGGTGGAGGTTTAGGCTCCCAGCCGCATATTGCTGAAGAAGTAACAGATTTCATGCATGAGGATCTTCTCATTCCGTTTGCCGAATCCGTAATCCGTGTATTCGACCGCTATGGCGAGCGTGCAAAGAGAAATAAAGCGCGCTTGAAATATCTGATACAGGACATAGGAAAAGAAGCTTTCCTCGAACTTGCCGAGAAAGAAAGACTTGCTCTTAAAAACAAAGTATATAAAATTAACCGGCCGTCAGATGAGCTTACGCTGCCTGTCACTGTGTTTCCTGCCCCGGAAATTAAAGACCCATTGAAATTTGAGCAATGGCTTCGCACCAACATCTTCCCTCAGAAGCAGGAAGGGTATGTTTCTGTAGGAATTAAAGTTCAGAACGGTGATATTAAGACTCCGGTAGCACGCAAGTTTGCAGAGATCGTCCATGAAGCTGCTGCCGATGATATACGACTTACAAATACGCAGGGTATTCTGCTTCGCTTTGTTAAAGAAGAAAACCTCCCTTACTTATTTGAAAAACTGAACGCACTTGGCCTGGCTACTCCCGGCTTCGAAAGCCTTGCTGATATCACTTCCTGCCCGGGTACAGATACCTGTAACCTCGGAATTTCTAATAGCACCGGGATTACCAGAGAATTAGAAAGAGTGATCGCCGAAGAATATCCCGAAATGATTTACAACAGGGACATTACTATCAAGATCAGCGGATGTATAAATGCCTGCGGACAGCATGCTATGTCGGCCATTGGATTCCATGGATCGAGCATGAAAATAGGAAAGCTTGTCGCTCCTGCCCTGCAGGTGCTTCTGGGTGGTGGACCAACTGGCGACGGACATGGCGTAGCATCCGAGAAAATCATAAAGGTACCTAGCAAACGGGGTCCCCAGGTGCTGCGAGCTCTTTTAGAGGATTATTTAAGCAACGCCACAGAAGGAGAGCTGTTTAATCAGTATTATAACAGGCAGGGGAAAATCTACTTTTACGACCTTTTACATCCTCTTGCCAGTGCAGAAAATGTTACGCCCGAGGATTTTATCGACTGGGAACACACTGAGCCTTACAAGCCAGCAATCGGCATTGGCGAATGTGCGAGTGTAATGATTGATCTTGTAGCCACCCTTCTTTATGAAGCAGAAGAAAGGATTCAATGGAGCGCAGAGGCTTTTGAAACGGGCGAGTATGCAGATTCTATCTATCATGCATATACCGGATTTATTAACTCTGCCAAGGCCTTACTGGTTTCTGAAGGAATAAAGACCAATACTCAGGCTGGAATTGTAAGAGATTTTGACCTGCATTTTATAGATACAGGAAAATTCGCACTCACCTCTGGTTTTCATGACCTGGTATACCAGCTGAATCAGCAGGAACCAACACGGGAATTCGCGGAATACTATTTGCAGCAGTCACAGTTATTCAATCAGCAGCTTACTGAATACAGGGCGATGCAACTGTCGGAAGGCTAA